The genomic DNA AAATACAAAAGTAATAGGGGTAGAGCCAGCAGGAGCTGCTTCTATGAAAACTGCTATATTGAAAAATAAAAATGTAAAATTAGAAAACATAGATAAGTTTATAGATGGAGCGGCTGTACAACAAGTAGGAGATTTAACGTTTGATATTTGTAAGGAATACTTATATGAGATGATTACGGTACCTGAGGGGAAGGTTTGTCAAACTATTTTGGATTTGTACAATAAGGAAGCAATTGTGGTAGAACCAGCAGGAGCTTTAACAACGGCTGCATTGGATTTTTATGCTGAAGAAATTAAGGGAAAAAATGTAGTTTGTGTAATTAGTGGTAGTAATAATGATATCACAAGAACCGCAGAAATTAAAGAAAGAGCATTGCTATATGGACAATTAAAACATTATTTTATCATTCGATTCCCACAACGAGCTGGTGCGCTAAAAGAATTTGTAATGGATGTTTTAGGAAAGAATGACGACATTACATATTTTGAATACTCTAAGAAAACGAATCGAGAAAATGGTCCTGCTGTAGTAGGAATTGAGTTGGAAAAAAAGAATGATTTGTTACCATTAATAGAAAGAATGAAACAACGTAATTTTTATGGAGAGTATCTTAACGATAAGCCCAATCTATTTGAGTTTTTAGTGTAATTTATTCGTTTGTAGCAAAAAGATGTATAAAGGGGCATTTTTTGAAAAAGGTTATTTTATAACCACTATAAAAAAGGCCTCTTTTTTGTTGTGATTTTACAGCAAATAGCTAGTAATGATGCTGATTTTGATGCCTTTAATTAAATCAATATGGTTTTTATCTAAATATTAGAGGTAGTGTAGCCCCCCCTTTTGAGAGAAAAAATTACAAAGCTTGTTTGATGAAATCTTCATATTCATAAAAGAATAACTCAAACTTAGGCATTATATTTACAAAAAATTCAAAACAATTCCTCCAAGTATTTTTATTATGAATACTAAATTTTTCTTCAAAAGGAACGTAAATTCTTCTGATTATTTTACCATTATCCAACACAAAAGCTGCATCGTAAATAACCTCAGGTATTTCCGTTTCAAGTAAAGTTCTTAAAGAAAGCATTTGATCATAAAGGAGTTCGTTAGCAACTTCATCAAAGTGTTCGATGTCTAAACAAACTGCTGCCTTTTTTCTGTCTGCTTGAAATTTAAAAGCAAATCCTTTGATTTTAGTGTTGTATAAAAGCCATTTTCTAGGAAAAGATTTGCCAAAACTCGTCCAAAATTCTTTGCGCAATGTAGCTGATTCTTCTTTTGAAAACATTATCCGTGAACTTTAGCAGCGGTTCCGCGATTGCGCATTATTTCAGCTTCAAAAGCAAGTAAGTCATGCCATTTTTTGTCCACAATTTCCCTATCTTGATATGCTCTTGCAAACCCTAAGAAAGTAGTGTAATGGTTGGCTTCTGAAATCATTAAATCTCTATAGAATTTAGACAATTCTTTATCTTCCATATTTTCAGAAAAAACTTTGAATCGTTCGCAGCTTCTAGCTTCAATTAATGCAGCAATTAGCAAGCGTTGTATTAAAGCATCTGTTCTGTCTTTTGTTTTTGGAAAAAACTTTTGTAGTTGAATTGCGTAATCGTTTTTTTGTTCTCTACCTA from Tenacibaculum maritimum NCIMB 2154 includes the following:
- the ilvA gene encoding threonine ammonia-lyase IlvA, with product MEVKTKYSPTIEAVERAVAALKDVATETPLLKNYIYSERFKANVFLKREDLQQVRSYKIRGAYNKISSITEEERQKGIVCASAGNHAQGVAFACKKLKIHGTIIMPSPTPKQKVEQVKMFGGNYVDIELRGDTFDDAYNLAKHKCDTLGKTFIHPFDDQKIIEGQATVGLEIINQLETPIDYVFVPVGGGGLASGVSSIFKQLSPNTKVIGVEPAGAASMKTAILKNKNVKLENIDKFIDGAAVQQVGDLTFDICKEYLYEMITVPEGKVCQTILDLYNKEAIVVEPAGALTTAALDFYAEEIKGKNVVCVISGSNNDITRTAEIKERALLYGQLKHYFIIRFPQRAGALKEFVMDVLGKNDDITYFEYSKKTNRENGPAVVGIELEKKNDLLPLIERMKQRNFYGEYLNDKPNLFEFLV
- a CDS encoding DUF4268 domain-containing protein: MFSKEESATLRKEFWTSFGKSFPRKWLLYNTKIKGFAFKFQADRKKAAVCLDIEHFDEVANELLYDQMLSLRTLLETEIPEVIYDAAFVLDNGKIIRRIYVPFEEKFSIHNKNTWRNCFEFFVNIMPKFELFFYEYEDFIKQAL
- the miaE gene encoding tRNA-(ms[2]io[6]A)-hydroxylase, which gives rise to MLGLQFETETSWADIAKDNLQQILTDHAFLEQKAASNAVSLIINYSEETKLVQAMSAIAIEEMEHFKMVHDFMVKRGMVLGREQKNDYAIQLQKFFPKTKDRTDALIQRLLIAALIEARSCERFKVFSENMEDKELSKFYRDLMISEANHYTTFLGFARAYQDREIVDKKWHDLLAFEAEIMRNRGTAAKVHG